Proteins encoded by one window of Dyella humicola:
- a CDS encoding efflux RND transporter permease subunit: protein MNLPALCIQRPVMTALLMIALLVFGIAAYPKLPVNELPNVDFPTITVSASLPGAAPETMATAVATPLENQLSTIAGIQSMTSTSALGGTSITLTFELDRNIDGAAQDVQAAISAALRQLPTSMPTPPTFRKVNPADAPIIYLTLRSKTQPLSVVDDYAETQLAQHLSMIDGVAQVNVYGAQKYAVRISVDPQKLAASGIGIDTMQNAISNANVNLATGSLNGNRQLLSIRSDGQLQRADRYNNIIVSYRNGAPVRLSDLGTAEDSVQNDQVASWYNGERAIILAIQRQPGSNTVATIDRIRAALPQFEATLPPSVKMAVLYDRSDSIRASVDDVQFTLLLAGVLVVLVIYLFLGNASATLIPGLALPVSIVGTFGAMFALGYSLDNLSLLALTLVVGFVVDDAIVMLENIVRHVEDGMDPYEASLKGAGEIGFTIFSMTLSLVAVFLPVMFMGGIVGRLFHEFAVTLSVAILISGFVSITLTPMLCSRFLRHAEHEKKARVVLWFDRGFERVRQGYARSLAWAVGHPRSILGVFFGSLLLTGVLFVVVDKDFIPAGDSGQLNVNVEGPDDISVRGMGQRQQALAAIVAKDPNIDAYMSSVGSGGARTTTNNGSILLRLKPASERALDPNGIIQELRKKFAEVPGIRAYIQNPPSIQVGGRQSKAQYQYTLQSIDTNALYSWSGKVIDAFSKLPGFQDVTSDLDLNGPSIVVNVDRDKLATMGLSMDQVQTALGSAFGANQISTIYGASSQYWVILQVYYALQNDADVLSQLYVTSSSGTLVPLNAVASFERKPQALTVNHQGQSPAVTVSFNLAPGVSLSEAVASIDGAMKKMDLPPSITGSVQGTAQAFQDSMQGMGLLLVLALFVIYLVLGILYESFIHPLTILSGLPSAGVGALLTLMIFRAPLDLFSFVGIVMLIGIVKKNAIMMIDFALERQRNDGISPAEAIVEACHVRFRPIMMTTMAAFAGTLPIALGLGAGAETRRPLGLAVVGGLLVSQVLTLYLTPVIYLYMVRWSERFSSKRRLPQASPAHE, encoded by the coding sequence ATGAACCTGCCCGCACTCTGCATCCAGCGGCCGGTGATGACGGCGCTGTTGATGATCGCCTTGCTCGTGTTCGGCATCGCGGCTTACCCGAAGTTGCCAGTCAACGAATTGCCCAACGTCGACTTCCCGACCATCACGGTCAGCGCGAGCTTGCCCGGTGCCGCGCCAGAGACCATGGCGACGGCCGTGGCGACGCCACTGGAAAACCAGTTGTCGACGATCGCGGGCATCCAGTCGATGACGTCCACCAGTGCGTTGGGCGGCACGTCGATCACGCTGACCTTCGAGCTCGACCGCAATATCGACGGCGCGGCACAGGACGTGCAGGCGGCCATTTCCGCAGCGCTGCGTCAGTTGCCCACCAGCATGCCGACGCCGCCGACGTTTCGAAAGGTGAACCCGGCCGATGCGCCGATCATCTATCTCACCCTGCGTTCGAAAACCCAGCCGCTTTCGGTGGTGGATGACTACGCGGAGACCCAACTGGCCCAGCATCTGTCGATGATCGATGGCGTGGCCCAGGTGAATGTGTACGGCGCGCAGAAGTATGCCGTGCGCATCAGCGTCGACCCGCAGAAGCTGGCGGCCAGCGGCATCGGTATCGATACCATGCAGAACGCGATTTCCAACGCCAACGTGAACCTGGCGACCGGCTCGCTCAACGGTAATCGCCAGCTGCTGTCGATTCGTTCGGACGGTCAGCTGCAGCGCGCCGATCGCTACAACAACATCATCGTGTCTTACCGCAATGGTGCGCCCGTGCGCCTGTCCGATCTGGGCACGGCCGAGGACAGCGTACAGAACGACCAGGTGGCCAGCTGGTACAACGGCGAGCGGGCCATCATTCTGGCCATCCAGCGCCAACCGGGATCGAACACGGTGGCCACCATCGATCGCATTCGCGCCGCGTTGCCCCAGTTCGAAGCGACGCTGCCGCCATCGGTCAAGATGGCCGTGCTTTACGATCGCTCGGATTCGATTCGCGCCTCCGTCGACGACGTGCAGTTCACCCTGCTGCTGGCGGGTGTGCTGGTGGTACTGGTGATCTACTTGTTCCTGGGTAATGCATCGGCCACGCTGATTCCCGGCCTTGCGTTGCCGGTATCGATCGTGGGTACGTTCGGCGCGATGTTTGCGCTTGGCTACAGCCTGGACAATCTGTCGTTGCTCGCCCTGACCCTGGTGGTCGGCTTCGTGGTGGACGATGCGATCGTGATGCTGGAGAACATCGTGCGGCATGTCGAAGACGGCATGGATCCGTATGAGGCGTCGCTCAAGGGTGCGGGCGAGATCGGCTTCACCATTTTCTCGATGACGCTGTCGCTGGTGGCGGTATTCCTGCCGGTGATGTTCATGGGTGGCATCGTCGGTCGCCTGTTTCATGAGTTTGCCGTGACCTTGAGCGTGGCGATTCTGATTTCCGGCTTCGTCTCGATCACGCTGACGCCGATGCTGTGCAGCCGCTTTCTGCGTCATGCCGAGCACGAGAAGAAGGCGCGCGTGGTGCTCTGGTTCGATCGCGGCTTCGAGCGCGTGCGGCAGGGTTATGCGCGCAGCTTGGCATGGGCCGTAGGGCACCCACGCTCCATCCTCGGCGTGTTCTTCGGCAGTCTGCTGTTGACCGGCGTGTTGTTCGTGGTCGTCGACAAGGACTTCATTCCCGCGGGCGATTCCGGCCAACTCAATGTGAATGTCGAAGGTCCGGACGATATTTCAGTCAGGGGCATGGGGCAGCGTCAACAGGCGCTGGCGGCCATCGTGGCGAAGGACCCGAACATCGATGCCTACATGTCGTCGGTAGGCAGCGGTGGCGCGCGCACCACGACCAACAACGGCTCGATCCTGTTGCGGTTGAAGCCGGCCAGCGAACGCGCGCTCGATCCCAACGGCATCATCCAGGAGCTACGCAAGAAGTTTGCGGAGGTTCCGGGCATTCGGGCCTATATCCAGAACCCGCCATCGATCCAGGTAGGTGGTCGCCAATCCAAGGCGCAATATCAGTACACCTTGCAGTCCATCGATACGAATGCGTTGTACAGCTGGTCGGGCAAGGTCATCGATGCCTTCAGCAAGCTGCCTGGTTTCCAGGATGTCACCAGCGACCTGGACCTCAATGGTCCGTCGATCGTGGTCAATGTCGATCGCGACAAACTGGCCACGATGGGACTGAGCATGGACCAGGTACAGACCGCGCTCGGCTCGGCATTCGGCGCCAACCAGATCTCCACGATCTATGGTGCGTCATCGCAGTATTGGGTGATCTTGCAGGTCTATTACGCCCTGCAGAACGACGCCGATGTGCTGTCGCAACTCTATGTCACGTCGAGCAGCGGCACGCTGGTGCCACTCAACGCGGTGGCGAGCTTCGAGCGCAAGCCCCAGGCGCTTACCGTCAATCATCAGGGCCAGAGTCCTGCCGTGACGGTGTCGTTCAATCTGGCGCCGGGCGTCAGCCTCAGCGAGGCCGTGGCGAGTATCGACGGCGCGATGAAGAAGATGGACTTGCCACCGTCGATCACCGGCAGCGTGCAAGGTACCGCGCAGGCGTTCCAGGACTCCATGCAGGGCATGGGCCTGTTGCTGGTGCTGGCCTTGTTCGTGATCTACCTGGTGCTTGGCATTCTCTATGAGAGCTTTATCCATCCGCTGACGATTCTCTCGGGCCTGCCATCCGCGGGCGTAGGCGCGCTGCTGACCTTGATGATCTTCCGCGCACCGCTGGATCTGTTCTCCTTCGTCGGCATCGTGATGTTGATCGGCATCGTGAAGAAGAACGCGATCATGATGATCGACTTCGCGCTGGAGCGGCAACGTAACGATGGCATCTCGCCGGCCGAGGCCATCGTCGAGGCGTGCCACGTCCGTTTTCGACCGATCATGATGACGACGATGGCTGCCTTCGCCGGCACCTTGCCGATTGCCCTGGGTCTGGGTGCGGGCGCCGAGACGCGTCGTCCCTTGGGGCTTGCCGTGGTGGGTGGCCTGCTGGTTTCGCAGGTGCTCACCCTGTACCTGACGCCGGTGATTTACCTGTACATGGTTCGCTGGAGCGAACGTTTCTCAAGCAAGCGCCGTCTTCCACAGGCAAGTCCGGCTCACGAGTAG